One stretch of Rhodopirellula islandica DNA includes these proteins:
- a CDS encoding Uma2 family endonuclease codes for MTPEQKIEFIDGEVVLHSPARNRHLDATLNAAKLIHTFVSRHRLGTVKTEKCLCVFPRNDYEPEIVFFGPEKTSQFQPETMKFPVPDLAVEVLSSSTESRDRGVKFEDYAANGVGEYWIINTEEATIEQFVLEKETYHLRMKSSSGRLVSNVITGLEMDVEAIFDDEKNLVHSLIYSPKELRNNDSRLMAWTDGTRVEQLSPTVPSSVSPTPSLVAPHPTANRSRHAASTALTRHANIWGQMSYSGVVFRPQRTRKARSGSDGPNSWRIRLHGAPVIAKNRTGNQDACSLL; via the coding sequence ATGACGCCCGAACAAAAGATCGAGTTCATCGATGGAGAGGTCGTTTTGCATTCCCCCGCTCGCAATCGTCACCTGGACGCCACGCTCAATGCCGCAAAGCTGATCCACACCTTCGTGTCGCGTCATCGTTTAGGGACGGTCAAAACAGAAAAGTGCCTCTGCGTTTTTCCTCGAAACGATTACGAACCAGAGATCGTCTTTTTCGGCCCTGAAAAAACCTCCCAGTTCCAACCCGAGACGATGAAATTCCCGGTACCGGATTTAGCCGTGGAGGTTTTGTCATCCTCCACCGAATCACGTGATCGCGGGGTCAAATTCGAAGACTACGCAGCCAACGGGGTCGGCGAATACTGGATCATCAACACCGAAGAAGCGACCATCGAACAATTTGTTCTCGAAAAGGAGACCTACCATTTGCGAATGAAATCCTCCTCAGGACGCCTGGTCAGCAATGTCATCACCGGCCTGGAGATGGATGTCGAAGCCATCTTCGACGACGAGAAAAACCTCGTGCACTCGCTCATATACTCACCGAAGGAACTACGAAACAATGATAGTCGCCTCATGGCCTGGACCGACGGCACCAGAGTAGAACAGTTGTCCCCAACTGTTCCGTCGAGCGTTTCTCCAACGCCAAGCCTTGTTGCCCCCCATCCCACTGCCAACCGCTCGCGTCACGCTGCTTCGACGGCACTCACCCGTCACGCAAACATTTGGGGACAAATGTCCTACTCTGGTGTCGTTTTCAGGCCACAAAGGACGCGAAAAGCACGAAGTGGCAGTGATGGTCCGAATTCTTGGCGAATCCGGCTACACGGTGCCCCCGTGATTGCCAAGAACCGAACCGGGAACCAAGATGCGTGCTCTCTGTTGTAG